In the Burkholderia multivorans ATCC BAA-247 genome, CGTAGGCGGCGATCATCCCGCACACCGCGATCCGGCCGAACGCGTTCATCCGCGCCATCGTCGCATCGAGCACCGCGCCGCCGACGTTCTCGAAGCAGCCGTCGACGCCGTCGGGCGTCGCGGCCGCGAGATCGTCGACGAGCCGGCCGGCCTTGTAGTCGACGCACGCATCGAAGCCGAGCGTATCGACCACGTAGCGGCATTTGTCGGGGCCGCCCGCGATGCCGACCGCGCGGCATCCGGCGCGCTTCGCGAGCTGGCCGACGACGCTGCCGACCGCCCCGCTCGCCGCACTGACGACGATCGTGTCGCCGGCCTTCGGCTTGATGATGCGGTTCAGCCCGACCCACGCCGTCACGCCCGGCATGCCGGTCACGCCGAGCCACGCGGACAGCGGCACGCGCGACGTGTCGACCTTGCGCAGCCCGGCGCCATTCGACGTGCCGTATTCCTGCCAGCCGAACTGGCCGACCACGCGATCGCCGACGGCGAAGTCCGGATGGCGCGACTCGATCACCTCGCCCGCCGTCCCGCCGATCATCACTTCGTCGAGCGGCTGCGGCGGCGCATACGATTTCGCGTCGTTCATGCGGCCGCGCATGTACGGATCGAGCGACAGAAAATGATTGCGCACGCGCAGTTCGCCGTCGGCCAGCGGCGCGAGCGGCGTCTCGACGAGCCTGAAATTGTCGACGCTCGCCGCCTGCTGCGGGCGCGACACGAGCAGCACCTGACGGTTGATCGTATTCATCGCTGTCTCCGGTTCGCGGCCACCGCGTAACGCGGCGCCGCCGGCGCGGCTGCGCGCCGTCCTGCAAAGGAAACGGCCCTGCCGTCGCCGACAGGGCCGCG is a window encoding:
- a CDS encoding NADP-dependent oxidoreductase, with the translated sequence MNTINRQVLLVSRPQQAASVDNFRLVETPLAPLADGELRVRNHFLSLDPYMRGRMNDAKSYAPPQPLDEVMIGGTAGEVIESRHPDFAVGDRVVGQFGWQEYGTSNGAGLRKVDTSRVPLSAWLGVTGMPGVTAWVGLNRIIKPKAGDTIVVSAASGAVGSVVGQLAKRAGCRAVGIAGGPDKCRYVVDTLGFDACVDYKAGRLVDDLAAATPDGVDGCFENVGGAVLDATMARMNAFGRIAVCGMIAAYDGAAAPLANPALILRSRLTMQGFIVFEHADAWPPALAELAELVATKQLHYRETIAYGLERAPEAFIGMLKGRNFGKQLVQLV